Proteins from a genomic interval of Acinonyx jubatus isolate Ajub_Pintada_27869175 chromosome B4, VMU_Ajub_asm_v1.0, whole genome shotgun sequence:
- the GNB3 gene encoding guanine nucleotide-binding protein G(I)/G(S)/G(T) subunit beta-3, with the protein MGEMEQLRQEAEQLKKQIADARKACADITLAELVSGLEVVGRVQMRTRRTLRGHLAKIYAMHWATDSKLLVSASQDGKLIVWDTYTTNKVHAIPLRSSWVMTCAYAPSGNFVACGGLDNMCSIYSLKSREGNVKVSRELSAHTGYLSCCRFLDDNNIVTSSGDTTCALWDIETGQQKTVFVGHTGDCMSLAVSPDFKLFISGACDASAKLWDVREGTCRQTFTGHESDINAICFFPNGEAICTGSDDASCRLFDLRADQELTAYSHESIICGITSVAFSLSGRLLFAGYDDFNCNIWDSMKGERVGVLSGHDNRVSCLGVTADGMAVATGSWDSFLKVWN; encoded by the exons ATGGGGGAAATGGAGCAGCTGAGGCAGGAAGCGGAGCAGCTCAAGAAGCAGATTGCC gatgCCCGGAAAGCCTGTGCTGACATTACTCTGGCAGAG CTGGTGTCTGGCCTAGAGGTCGTGGGGAGAGTCCAGATGCGGACAAGGCGGACGTTAAGGGGACACCTGGCCAAGATCTATGCCATGCACTGGGCTACTGACTCCAA GCTGCTCGTAAGTGCCTCGCAAGACGGGAAGCTGATTGTGTGGGACACCTATACCACCAATAAG GTGCATGCCATCCCCCTGCGCTCCTCCTGGGTTATGACCTGTGCCTATGCCCCGTCAGGGAACTTTGTGGCATGTGGGGGGCTGGACAACATGTGCTCCATCTACAGCCTCAAATCCCGTGAGGGCAATGTCAAGGTCAGCCGGGAGCTGTCTGCTCACACAG GTTATCTGTCTTGCTGCCGCTTCCTGGACGACAACAACATTGTGACCAGCTCCGGGGACACAACTTG TGCTCTGTGGGACATTGAGACTGGGCAGCAGAAGACTGTGTTTGTGGGACACACAGGGGACTGCATGAGTCTGGCCGTCTCTCCTGACTTCAAACTCTTCATTTCGGGGGCCTGTGATGCCAGCGCCAAGCTCTGGGACGTGCGGGAGGGAACCTGTCGGCAGACATTCACTGGCCATGAGTCGGACATCAACGCCATCTGC TTCTTCCCCAACGGAGAGGCCATCTGCACAGGCTCAGACGACGCCTCCTGCCGCCTGTTTGACCTGCGGGCAGATCAGGAGCTGACTGCCTACTCCCACGAGAGCATCATCTGTGGCATCACATCCGTGGCCTTCTCCCTCAGCGGCCGCCTGCTCTTCGCAGGCTATGATGACTTCAACTGCAACATCTGGGACTCCATGAAGGGCGAGCGTGTGG gcGTCCTCTCTGGCCACGACAACAGGGTCAGCTGCCTGGGGGTCACAGCTGACGGGATGGCTGTGGCCACTGGCTCCTGGGACAGCTTCCTCAAAGTCTGGAACTaa
- the CDCA3 gene encoding cell division cycle-associated protein 3 isoform X2 produces the protein MGSAKSSPVTPARPPPHNKLLARVADPRSPSAGILRTPIQVESSPQSTLPAGEQLECPNEAQDSDPRSPTLGIARTPMKTSSGEPPSPLAKQLNEVFEKEASKLNRPPELVLPLEATSPSELNLPLGTQFSLEDRLPLWSQTELPSKQVSSKEEAGQPSQPPTASQGSDKPLRDPETPRSSGSKHNRRKGNGKVLGRSPLTILQDDNSPGTLTPRQGKRPPPLSENARALKEGAILGTGRLLETGGRVWEQGQDQDKENQHFPNLVEN, from the exons ATGGGCTCAGCCAAGAGCTCCCCGGTCACTCCGGCGCGGCCTCCTCCGCACAACAAGCTTCTGGCTCGAGTGGCGGACCCCCGTTCACCTAGTGCCGGCATCTTGCGCACTCCCATCCAG GTGGAGAGCTCTCCACAGTCAACCCTACCAGCAGGGGAGCAGTTGGAGTGTCCTAATGAGGCCCAAGACTCAGATCCCCGCTCTCCTACCCTTGGCATTGCACGGACACCTATGAAGACCAGCAGCGGAG AGCCCCCAAGCCCACTGGCGAAACAGCTGAATGAAGTCTTTGAGAAAGAAGCCTCCAAATTGAATCGTCCTCCAGAGCTTGTTCTGCCCCTAGAGGCAACTTCACCTTCCGAATTGAACTTGCCTCTGGGCACCCAGTTTTCCCTTGAGGACCGGCTGccactctggagccagactgagcTCCCCTCCAAGCAGGTGTCCTCCAAGGAGGAAGCAGGACAGCCCTCACAACCCCCCACGGCCAGCCAGGGCTCAGACAAGCCCTTAAGAGACCCTGAGACTCCCCGATCTTCAG GTTCTAAGCACAATAGACGGAAAGGAAATGGCAAGGTACTAGGGAGATCTCCCCTCACCATCCTACAGGATGACAACTCCCCCGGAACTCTGACACCACGACAG GGTAAGCGGCCTCCTCCCCTGAGTGAAAATGCTAGGGCACTAAAGGAAGGGGCCATTCTGGGAACTGGACGACTTCTGGAAACCGGAGGCCGAGTGTGGGAGCAGGGCCAGGACCAGGACAAGGAAAATCAGCACTTTCCAAACTTGGTGGAGAACTAG
- the CDCA3 gene encoding cell division cycle-associated protein 3 isoform X1, whose translation MQPMVGRTNPTLPGQSACRAARRPLLAPGRAPPRPTFFLLVEMGSAKSSPVTPARPPPHNKLLARVADPRSPSAGILRTPIQVESSPQSTLPAGEQLECPNEAQDSDPRSPTLGIARTPMKTSSGEPPSPLAKQLNEVFEKEASKLNRPPELVLPLEATSPSELNLPLGTQFSLEDRLPLWSQTELPSKQVSSKEEAGQPSQPPTASQGSDKPLRDPETPRSSGSKHNRRKGNGKVLGRSPLTILQDDNSPGTLTPRQGKRPPPLSENARALKEGAILGTGRLLETGGRVWEQGQDQDKENQHFPNLVEN comes from the exons ATGCAACCGATGGTCGGAAGAACCAATCCCACTCTTCCAGGGCAGAGCGCATGTAGAGCAGCGAG GCGTCCCCTCCTCGCCCCGGgccgggccccgccccgccccaccttCTTTCTCCTGGTTGAGATGGGCTCAGCCAAGAGCTCCCCGGTCACTCCGGCGCGGCCTCCTCCGCACAACAAGCTTCTGGCTCGAGTGGCGGACCCCCGTTCACCTAGTGCCGGCATCTTGCGCACTCCCATCCAG GTGGAGAGCTCTCCACAGTCAACCCTACCAGCAGGGGAGCAGTTGGAGTGTCCTAATGAGGCCCAAGACTCAGATCCCCGCTCTCCTACCCTTGGCATTGCACGGACACCTATGAAGACCAGCAGCGGAG AGCCCCCAAGCCCACTGGCGAAACAGCTGAATGAAGTCTTTGAGAAAGAAGCCTCCAAATTGAATCGTCCTCCAGAGCTTGTTCTGCCCCTAGAGGCAACTTCACCTTCCGAATTGAACTTGCCTCTGGGCACCCAGTTTTCCCTTGAGGACCGGCTGccactctggagccagactgagcTCCCCTCCAAGCAGGTGTCCTCCAAGGAGGAAGCAGGACAGCCCTCACAACCCCCCACGGCCAGCCAGGGCTCAGACAAGCCCTTAAGAGACCCTGAGACTCCCCGATCTTCAG GTTCTAAGCACAATAGACGGAAAGGAAATGGCAAGGTACTAGGGAGATCTCCCCTCACCATCCTACAGGATGACAACTCCCCCGGAACTCTGACACCACGACAG GGTAAGCGGCCTCCTCCCCTGAGTGAAAATGCTAGGGCACTAAAGGAAGGGGCCATTCTGGGAACTGGACGACTTCTGGAAACCGGAGGCCGAGTGTGGGAGCAGGGCCAGGACCAGGACAAGGAAAATCAGCACTTTCCAAACTTGGTGGAGAACTAG
- the CDCA3 gene encoding cell division cycle-associated protein 3 isoform X3, with translation MQPMVGRTNPTLPGQSACRAARRPLLAPGRAPPRPTFFLLVEMGSAKSSPVTPARPPPHNKLLARVADPRSPSAGILRTPIQVESSPQSTLPAGEQLECPNEAQDSDPRSPTLGIARTPMKTSSGEPPSPLAKQLNEVFEKEASKLNRPPELVLPLEATSPSELNLPLGTQFSLEDRLPLWSQTELPSKQVSSKEEAGQPSQPPTASQGSDKPLRDPETPRSSG, from the exons ATGCAACCGATGGTCGGAAGAACCAATCCCACTCTTCCAGGGCAGAGCGCATGTAGAGCAGCGAG GCGTCCCCTCCTCGCCCCGGgccgggccccgccccgccccaccttCTTTCTCCTGGTTGAGATGGGCTCAGCCAAGAGCTCCCCGGTCACTCCGGCGCGGCCTCCTCCGCACAACAAGCTTCTGGCTCGAGTGGCGGACCCCCGTTCACCTAGTGCCGGCATCTTGCGCACTCCCATCCAG GTGGAGAGCTCTCCACAGTCAACCCTACCAGCAGGGGAGCAGTTGGAGTGTCCTAATGAGGCCCAAGACTCAGATCCCCGCTCTCCTACCCTTGGCATTGCACGGACACCTATGAAGACCAGCAGCGGAG AGCCCCCAAGCCCACTGGCGAAACAGCTGAATGAAGTCTTTGAGAAAGAAGCCTCCAAATTGAATCGTCCTCCAGAGCTTGTTCTGCCCCTAGAGGCAACTTCACCTTCCGAATTGAACTTGCCTCTGGGCACCCAGTTTTCCCTTGAGGACCGGCTGccactctggagccagactgagcTCCCCTCCAAGCAGGTGTCCTCCAAGGAGGAAGCAGGACAGCCCTCACAACCCCCCACGGCCAGCCAGGGCTCAGACAAGCCCTTAAGAGACCCTGAGACTCCCCGATCTTCAG GGTAA